From Drosophila nasuta strain 15112-1781.00 chromosome X, ASM2355853v1, whole genome shotgun sequence, one genomic window encodes:
- the LOC132796592 gene encoding WD repeat-containing protein 18, with product MGDIVEAIFISSLNNERASCNVQDLRTGTDLMRYKGGGQMQRHTLNMLGEKFVIAANSTKPLLHVWHLNGQEQMSTIRYVVPGNVTALALSPDSAFLIAGIQETIYVWHLNSGRLLNMMAKHFQAITCIRFTDNGEHFATAGKDGAVLVWNLTRAVAPLGNGDSEDNAPFYSFNDHGLAVTDVHIGMGGIRAFMYTVSLDRCCKVYDLSNGSMLLSVVFPVALHSVIVNKLETSVFVGTGEGQVLVYHMNKIPRMKEYHLEENESQAFVGHTAGAAITSLALSVNADQLISGGDDKQVCVWDVASRQLIRSIAQLGSITNLHLRLISSSRFHPAPKAAKFFADSLKRVITPPSDDDYIEVLVTEEYEDRQHLEKRNFDDSYFPTGLETDDDDEEEAAAAAATEEEQDQDQNDDEDEEMAEPEESHDASLLAELASLRAENARLKREAKALVNMKVEQIAGQVSSKKKNKNRNRKK from the exons atgGGAGACATTGTCGAGGCAATATTCATTAGTTCTTTAAACAATGAGCGCGCCTCCTGCAACGTGCAGGATCTGCGTACAGGCACCGATCTGATGCGATACAAAGGTGGCGGCCAAATGCAGCGACACACGCTAAATATGCTGGGCGAGAAATTCGTGATTGCGGCAAACAGCACTAAACCGCTGCTCCATGTGTGGCACCTCAACGGACAGGAACAGATGTCCACCATACGCTATGTCGTGCCTGGCAATGTGACTGCCTTAGCCCTTAGCCCAGATTCCGCCTTCCTCATCGCTGGAATTCAGGAAACAATCTATGTGTGGCATTTGAATTCGGGTCGATTGCTCAACATGATGGCCAAGCACTTCCAGGCGATCACCTGTATACGCTTCACCGACAACGGTGAACACTTTGCCACTGCGGGCAAGGATGGTGCCGTGCTCGTCTGGAATCTAACACGCGCCGTGGCTCCGCTAGGCAACGGCGACAGCGAGGACAATGCACCCTTCTACAGCTTCAATGATCACGGCTTGGCTGTGACTGATGTCCACATTGGCATGGGTGGCATACGGGCCTTTATGTACACCGTTTCATTGGATCGCTGCTGCAAGGTTTATGATCTCAGTAATGGCAGCATGCTACTCAGCGTCGTGTTTCCTGTGGCTTTGCACAGCGTCATCGTAAACAAGCTGGAGACGAGCGTATTTGTGGGCACCGGCGAAGGACAAGTGCTGGTCTATCACATGAACAAAATACCTCGCATGAAG GAATACCATTTGGAGGAGAACGAGAGTCAAGCCTTTGTGGGTCATACGGCGGGCGCAGCCATCACAAGCCTGGCGTTGTCCGTTAATGCGGATCAGCTGATATCTGGTGGTGATGACAAACAAGTCTGTGTTTGGGATGTGGCCAGTCGCCAGCTGATTCGTAGTATTGCCCAGTTGGGCTCCATTACCAATCTGCATTTGCGTCTCATTAGCTCGTCACGCTTTCATCCGGCTCCCAAGGCGGCCAAGTTCTTTGCCGACAGCCTGAAGCGTGTGATAACGCCACCCAGTGATGACGATTATATTGAAGTGCTGGTCACCGAGGAATACGAGGATAGACAGCATTTAGAGAAACGTAATTTTGATGACAGCTACTTTCCAACCGGTCTCGAGACGgacgacgatgacgaagaggaagctgcagcagcagcagcaactgaagaGGAGCAAGATCAAGATCAGAATGATGATGAGGACGAGGAGATGGCGGAACCCGAAGAGTCACACGATGCGTCTCTGTTGGCAGAACTGGCCAGCTTGCGTGCTGAGAATGCACGTCTTAAGCGCGAAGCGAAGGCTTTGGTGAACATGAAAGTGGAGCAAATCGCGGGCCAAGTGTCCAGcaaaaagaagaacaaaaatagaaatcgCAAAAAGTAG
- the LOC132796596 gene encoding ataxin-1-like, with translation MNFSLQLQLPRNRSSELNMNTTMQMQMQHDAANQQSHDKSCFHKGSYIELSTGVMRRVEDIRTEDFIQSALRSPHFQLLEATVVKIDRTSSGPNIIITFSYATQNLKVNMEVTASHPLFVYGQGWASCDPQLSLQLYALKCQQLQVGDICLSLVAQPEQPPPPPPPPSLPMAGNYAFDASSRHPYQMYAEMANIVAAYTQHLIGKMRN, from the exons ATGAACTTCAGTCTTCAATTGCAACTCCCGAGGAACAGATCGTCAGAGCTGAATATGAATACAacgatgcagatgcagatgcaacACGATGCTGCAAA TCAACAATCGCACGATAAAAGTTGCTTCCACAAGGGCTCCTACATTGAGCTATCCACAGGTGTGATGCGTCGTGTGGAGGACATTCGTACGGAGGACTTTATACAATCGGCGCTGCGTAGTCCGCATTTTCAGCTGTTGGAGGCGACAGTGGTTAAAATTGATCGAACTTCTTCTGGTCCCAACATCATCATTACCTTTAGCTATGCAACGCAGAATTTAAAG GTCAATATGGAGGTGACGGCATCACATCCGCTATTTGTCTATGGTCAGGGTTGGGCCTCCTGTGATCCGCAGTTATCACTGCAGCTGTATGCGCTGAAGTGCCAACAGCTGCAGGTGGGCGATATTTGTTTGTCGTTAGTGGCACAGCCGGAACAGcctccaccgccgccgccaccaccTTCGCTGCCCATGGCTGGAAATTATGCATTTGACGCGAGTTCCAGGCATCCGTATCAAATGTATGCGGAGATGGCGAATATTGTGGCTGCTTACACTCAGCACTTGATTGGTAAAATGCGCAACTGA
- the LOC132796593 gene encoding probable dolichyl pyrophosphate Glc1Man9GlcNAc2 alpha-1,3-glucosyltransferase, translating into MSGYFWQLVGISTALKVLLLPAHYSTDFEVHRNWLAITHSLPMDRWYVDATSEWTLDYPPFFAYFEWLLSQLAKYVDPAMLVVQNLKYASAETVYFQKISVIVMDMIYVLGVRSALAALGVVKSTQQHIAGCMLLLLNVGLIFVDHIHFQYNGFLFGLLLLSVSALLRQRYLLSAFSFAVLLNFKHIFLYMAPAFAVYLLKFYCLGKQSRQFVLSIAKLLAVGLTPFVLSFGPFWRQLPQLISRLFPFKRGLTHAYWAPNIWALYNTADKLAVVALKRTPPNAMSSTSSGLVQEVKHIVLPNITPGTTFVLTLLFMLPILLKLFLSKTKEQARLVFLRAVVLCACSSFMFGWHVHEKAILMCLIPLCLLAVVDRRDAKYAFILSVAGYFSLLPLLFEVDLLVPRYALYLAYMAMFYGQLERIYKATKLGLHLLECIYFLGFLTIPLYEHLFSRLFGVHQQLPFMPLLLTSLYSSLGVLYFFVRYYIYALDIAWPSWPSLTKRRAPQVKFSAAKRKRKTK; encoded by the exons ATGAGCGGATACTTTTGGCAATTGGTTGGCATAAGCACAGCACTAAAAGTTCTGTTGCTGCCAGCGCA tTATTCGACCGACTTTGAGGTACATCGCAATTGGTTGGCAATAACACACAGTTTGCCAATGGATCGCTGGTATGTGGATGCCACAAGCGAATGGACACTTGACTATCCACCATTCTTTGCCTATTTCGAGTGGCTGCTCTCCCAGCTGGCCAAATATGTCGATCCCGCGATGCTTGTGGTGCAGAATTTGAAATATGCCTCGGCGGAaactgtttattttcaaaagaTCTCGGTGATTGTGATGGATATGATCTATGTGCTAGGCGTACGCTCCGCGCTCGCTGCCCTGGGCGTGGTAAAGTCCACACAACAACATATTGCCGGCtgtatgttgctgctgctcaatgtGGGATTAATCTTTGTGGATCACATACACTTCCAGTACAACGGATTCCTCTTtggcctgctgctgttgagcgTGAGTGCGCTGCTCAGGCAACGCTATCTGTTGAGCGCCTTCAGCTTTGCCGTGCTGCTCAACTTTAAGCACATCTTCCTGTATATGGCGCCCGCCTTTGCTGTCTATCTGCTCAAGTTCTATTGCCTGGGCAAGCAGAGCCGGCAATTTGTGCTTTCCATTGCCAAACTTTTGGCTGTGGGTCTAACGCCATTCGTGCTTTCGTTTGGTCCCTTTTGGCGTCAGCTCCCACAGCTAATCTCGCGTCTGTTTCCCTTCAAGCGAGGCCTAACTCACGCATACTGGGCGCCAAACATTTGGGCGCTCTACAACACAGCTGATAAGTTGGCTGTGGTGGCGTTGAAACGCACTCCACCCAACGCGATGTCATCGACGAGCTCGGGACTGGTGCAGGAGGTGAAACACATTGTCCTGCCCAACATCACCCCGGGCACAACGTTTGTGCTCACGCTACTCTTCATGCTGCCCATTCTGCTGAAGCTCTTTCTCAGCAAGACCAAAGA ACAAGCCAGGCTGGTGTTTCTACGTGCTGTGGTGTTGTGCGCCTGCTCCTCGTTCATGTTTGGTTGGCATGTGCACGAGAAGGCAATCCTAATGTGCCTTATACCATTGTG tcTTCTTGCTGTCGTCGATCGACGTGATGCCAAGTACGCCTTCATTCTATCTGTCGCCGGCTATTTCtcgctgttgccgctgctctTTGAGGTGGATCTTCTGGTGCCACGCTATGCTCTCTACTTGGCCTACATGGCCATGTTCTATGGCCAGCTGGAGCGCATCTATAAGGCCACCAAGCTGGGGCTCCACCTACTCGAGTGCATATATTTCCTAGGCTTCCTCACCATTCCACTGTACGAGCACTTGTTTAGCCGCTTGTTTGGCGTCCATCAGCAATTGCCGTTTATGCCGCTGCTGCTCACCTCATTGTATTCATCGCTGGGCGTGTTGTATTTCTTTGTTCGTTACTACATCTATGCTTTGGACATTGCGTGGCCAAGTTGGCCGAGTTTGACCAAACGCCGTGCGCCGCAAGTGAAATTCTCGGCAGCGAAACGCAAACGTAAAACCAAATAA
- the LOC132796597 gene encoding UPF0184 protein CG14818: MDVGNKQSKLLLTNRTTTAMSPRNNHDPTSSGGDSGNTNVQEADLQEMEDVNQSLDALSCALDAVEQRTDDILSQLRVLLDSNREIRRQLAQEKDNATEEEDHQDDDDEMEGGQEGVAGVN; the protein is encoded by the exons ATGGACGTAGGCAACAAACAAT caaaACTACTGCTAACAAACAGAACGACAACGGCGATGTCACCCAGAAATAACCATGATCCGACGTCCTCCGGCGGTGATTCGGGCAACACAAATGTGCAGGAGGCCGATCTACaag AGATGGAGGACGTTAATCAGAGTCTAGATGCCTTGAGTTGCGCCCTGGACGCTGTGGAGCAGCGCACCGATGACATTCTGTCCCAGTTGCGTGTGCTCTTGGACTCGAATCGCGAGATTCGTCGTCAGCTGGCGCAGGAAAAAGACAATGCCACCGAAGAGGAGGACCACCAAGACGACGATGACGAGATGGAGGGCGGGCAAGAGGGCGTGGCAGGCGTCAATTAA
- the LOC132796595 gene encoding 5-demethoxyubiquinone hydroxylase, mitochondrial, with protein sequence MLRTASSAGKQIIRLSRRCSTATSSPNANTDSKPKPPLRPRPTPLTDEIIRVDHAGELGADRIYAGQMAILGNGPMGKTIEHMWEQEKEHRKQFEHLIQHHRVRPTVMAPIWNVAAFALGAGTALMGEKAAMACTVAVETVIVEHYNDQLRQIMESPNPDKELLETITKFRDEEQEHHDTGIDCGAEQAPFYNALTEVIKFGCKTAIAISKKI encoded by the exons ATGCTAAGAACCGCCAGTAGTGCGGGCAAGCAGATTATCCGTCTTTCCAGACGCTGCAGCACCGCCACCTCTTCCCCCAATGCCAATACCGACAGTAAACCAAAGCCTCCATTGCGCCCTCGACCAACACCGCTAACAGATGAGATTATACGCGTGGATCATGCTGGCGAATTGGGCGCCGATCGCATATATGCGGGACAAATGGCAATTTTGGGCAATGGGCCCATGGGCAAAACAATTGAGCATATGTGGGAGCAGGAGAAGGAGCATCGCAAGCAATTCGAGCATCTAATACAACACCATCGAGTGCGTCCCACAGTCATGGCGCCCATTTGGAATGTGGCTGCATTTGCCCTGGGCGCGGGCACAGCTCTGATGGGTGAGAAGGCCGCCATGGCCTGCACCGTGGCTGTAGAAACAGTGATCGTTGAGCACTACAACGATCAGTTGCGACAGATTATGGAATCCCCGAACCCAGATAAG GAGCTGCTGGAGACGATCACAAAGTTTCGCGACGAGGAACAAGAGCATCACGACACCGGCATTGATTGTGGCGCTGAGCAGGCGCCGTTCTATAACGCCTTGACCGAGGTCATTAAATTTGGCTGCAAGACGGCCATAGCTATATCCAAAAAGATCTAA